CAAGTATCTGATTCCGCTTGTTTACTATTTGAACTCACCGAACAGATTTTATAATCACTTTACAGCATAGCCTATAATATGTGGTTTAGCCGGATTCCAATTTAAAGGGGCGTCAATATAGCGTAGCTTCAGCTCTGAAAACCCAGCTTTTTCCAACTCCTTTCCGGTTTCTCTGGTTAAACAGCATCCATCAAAGAAAACATCCCAAGCTGCATCAAGGATTTGCTGCCAGAAGAACATCCAGGTGGAAGGAGAAGCGAGGACATGCTCCATGAAGTGGAAAGCACctccctggaaaaaaaaaacagaataaaatgcatTATCCTTTTTTATGTTCTTTGGATAAGCTTACTTAGAAATTATTTTGTTAAAATAAGGCTATTATTGCGATTGCTGCATGTCAGTTCTTCACACTGCTGCTAATCTTAtatcataaaattatagagtcatagagttgggagcccccggtggtgcagtgagttaaaccgctgagcttgttgaccgaaaggttgcaggatcGAATCTgtggagcagtgtgagcttctgctgtcagccccagcttctagcagcctagcagttcgaaaacatacaaatgtgaatagattaataggtaccgctgtgGCAGGAAGGcatcagcactccatgcagtcatgctggtcacatgatcttggaggtgtctatggacaacgccggctcttcagcttagaaattgagatgagcaccacaccccagagttggacacaactggactttacctttacctagagttggaagagaccttgtgggccatctactccaatcccctgccaagaaacaggaaaatcacattcaaagcaccttagacagatggccatccaccctctgtttaaaaacctccaaagaaggagcctccaccgcaccccgtgcagagagttccactgctgaacagctctcacagttaataagttcttcctaatgttcaggtagaatctcctttcctgtagtttgaagccattattccatgtcctagtctccagggcagcagaaaacaagcttgctccctcctccctatgactccctctcacatatttatacatggacattatgtctcccctcagccttctcttctgcatgccctgctctttaagccgctcctcataggacttgttctccagacccttatatagcacaacaaaagaaaaagatgTAAAATCCAActcacaaaagtaataaaaagagtCAGGATATAGTTAACACACAGCtctttttataacttctcagaaaccatagagtaaaggaagctgaattccagaacatacatacaggaaacagtaagcaacaggatcataaaCATTATTAGAGAAgccttgaagaaggttgtcatttccaacaatttCATATTATGCACAAATCACAAACTATAAATGAGTGCACCTTTAAAGCAGTGGGATTGTGGATCCTAATTTGCACAAACCACCAAATGTAAATGCATGAACTTTTGAACCAATAAGATAGCAGACCCTGTCACTGCACCAATCATCTCATGTTTCCAAATGTCTGTAAATCTCTATTTAGTGCCCATGCTTGTACATGGAAGCCATGCTGGATTAGGGAATTACTGTCTCCTAGTGTTCACTCTAGCCTGTGCTGAACAAATCGATTCCTATCCCTGCCTTCAACTCCACACTGTTTCATTGGACCAATTGGGGGCTACAGCACCCTGGAAGGACCCGAGATTACATCAGCAATTGCTAAAGACAGATCCTCTCTTCTGTCATTGCTGGAGAATATTTGGTTGTTTAAAGAAAGGTCCTAAACTGATGACAGTTTCTTCTTATGAACATTTAACAATACAGGAGATTCCTTTGcaggaaacaaaaatataagaaaATTATAATGAGGGATGGCCACCAAGGAAAACGTAAATGCCAGTAGTTActactgatctatataaataaaaatgtaaatgtccgtTTGTGAATGACCCCAAATCTCCCAAAACACTTCATTGATTGcttcaaaatttggacacaacatagCAGTTGAACaggtgaatgtttttatgtattcacatacctactattataCAGATGTgacacctgtgacaggtaaaatcatacttggcatcaaaaacagcaCCATCTGCTGGATGTCCAAGCAACACATCGTGAAGTGACCCCATTAGGGTCAGAGCCGCCATTAGGGATCCATGACCTGGTCTCCCCCCACCGAATCTGCTTGCCTGCCTCCCTCCTGAGTAGAACCAGGAGAAAAAGAGCAGGAAAAGGGTGGTGGGGAAGTTATGGAAATCCAGGTGGGGCCAAGGCATGGGCCCAGGGGAGGGCGGGGGGAAGGAGGCAGGCAAAGAGGTAGGTCCAGCCCAAGCCGTGGGCTTCCATAGCCTCACGCCCATCCCTCCAGGAAGACTGGAggttcagaaggaaggaaggaaggattgaatggtaggaagggagagataaataggaggaaaggaaagggttttCCCAAAACACACTGATCATTATTATATAGACCAGTATCActgctattattatcattgttatatacactagtattattattatatagattgtataggccagtattgtttattatttgcaccATTATTACTATGACTTcacagacaatggaacaacataaaatattgtatacccacaagaattataaaattacatatatgagaaaccagctctttctcttttctttcttttccatttaactggactgggccacagtaatgcaTGGCCAGGTAAAGCTAGTTATTAATAACAGAGAGATAAACTCTGTGTTACTCCTAATTAGAGGAGGCTTATTGAAGTTAGCATGACTTAAGTCACAACTAAAATAAGACCCATTAAAAACCCTTTGACGGTAACATCACTGAAGGGAATACTTAACTAAATCCAGTTAAGTGGCCATTTATTGGAACAGTTTGTTCAATGAAACATTCCTTCAACTGCTTAATATCTAAAATTTGGCTCTAAATGTCCAGTAGATTCTTACAAAACAGGACAGGTATCATTATGTTTTGGCATAACATTTTTAGGCCACTTTAtaggaaggaataataataataataataataataataataataataataataatccatattGATAAGTATTTTCATTACAAAACTACATGTGAGTCACTTTTTCAAGAAACATCAGAATGCATCTATGACTATCTTCTGCTATCAGAaatatttggacaatgtggcagaACACACTATGGAAAACGGGCTTTCAACTGGTTTAATATTTACTTGTTGGGGAGGAGGGCTGAAGGAGCTCACCTTTTTTCTCAGAGGattttcattggctgccaattaatTTGCACAGTCAGCTAAACCCAAATGCAACCAACCAGCTTTGTTTCTGGACCACCTAACCCCATTAGCCTCTTAATCATTGCCTTTCTGGCTTTACAGTAAAATTCACAGGATTTTGAAAAAGAATTGATAATTTCTCTGCAGAATAGGAAAGGGAATAGCAACAGTGAATGAGATTGGCCGCAGTTAAACTTTTCAAAGGTTgttttcaggaaacagaaaagagGGACAGCTTGTATAGTGTTGCAACATTGTGATTCATCATTGTGATGATGTTGATCATCACCactatccccccccctcccccccagtttCACAATGAGTTAATGAAAAACCTCAAGGAATTCGTTTTGGTGACTCACACTTccacaaagaaggaaaaaggtTTTAAAGAGTGGGTCCATGTCATCTATTGGTTCAAGAGACCTTGtggattccaaaatccaaaggtGCTCAAGTCTCTTTATATATAGTGGCATATTAAAGATGCCCCCTATATAAAATGGGAATACCAATGTTTCCCCCTACCAATGTTTTCAAGCAGTGgataattgaatccatggatgtgaCATCCATGGATAGGGAGGgtgaacagtattttaaaaagacattgcCCAACACATGTAGCCATGAATGCGGAAGACCAACTCTATAAGTAAAAATTGTGTTATAGGGACCAAAAATGAGGTCTGCACAAAAATGGAGACCTATAGCAAAATATTCATTAcaagagagccaatgtggtgcagtggttttaAGTGATATACTATGAAtctggagaccagaattcaaatccctGTTTGAACATGGGTGAACAAGGGTAAGAcacactctctctgcctcagaggcaaaggcaaaacccctctgaacatATCGTGCCAATAATCCCTATAACAGGGACACCAAATTGGAAACGAGGTGCATCTTAGTCATATCAAAACATGGTATAAGCACATTTAAAACTTAAGTGGCTATGTCACACACAGTCACAGAAGGAAAGAAGCTTAAACATGTTCTTAGTGTAGAGGTGCTAAGTGCATGAAAAGAGATGCCACCTAAACCttactgatggtaagagctgcttGGCAGTGGGATAGGctgccttggagtccagtggagCCTCATTGTTTGGGAgtctttaagtagaggctgggtggctatctgtcaggggtgctttgactgtataCCCCtgtatgacagaatggggttggactgaatggcccttgaggtctcttccaattctgtgagtAGTATTTCCTATTAAACTCAGTTGAGCTTCTTTCACCATAGGTATAAAAAGGATTGCACTGTAATAGGTATGTTTGCCCATCTAAGAGAGCTCTTAAAGGGTCATTCCCAGCCATTATTGCTTTTAGAAAGAAAAGTGGGAGCAAGGGGAATTCAGCACTCATCATTTCTGTAAAGTTGAAAAGTTTAAAAGAAAAGTGATAAGCAGCTAAGTACAAAAGATAGGACTTAGTTTAGTGCCTCAAATTCACAGCTGGCCAACACCCACTAATATCCCTCCTTTTCTCCAGGCACCTTGTTGGGTTCTTCCCCGCTATATACAACTCTTAGAAAGTGAGGCTGGCTGATCATAAGGGAGGGACCACCTCTTGGATCTCCCAAGTCCCAGTCCAACACCCTAACCACTAAAACCACACTGAAAATCTCTATTTTGGAAAATGACTATTTTGGGATTCCTATTTTGGAACCTTAGACTATAGCTGTGCTTTCCCCACTCTGTGAGATACTTACTGGTCGCAGAACTCGCTGGACTTCTCTCAGGACTTTGGCTGTGTTCTTCACAGAGCAGAGCACCAAAGTACAAACCACCACATCCACTGAAGCATCTGGTATTTGGTGCAAGTCCTCGGCTGCTGCCACGATGCAACTCTCTAGCTTCACATGTGGATTCTTAGACAGGTTCTTGTCAAGATATTTCTGGAAGTTGGGGTTAGGGTCAGTGCATATGATCTTGCATCCTGTAGGGTAGAACTCGAAGTTGGCCCCAGTTCCTGTGCCAATCTCCAATATTTTAAGTGTTCCTGCAGGGCTTGCAAAGTCACAGAGGTTGTTGAAAagatccttcttcttggcagacaTCTTGCTGTTGTAGTGGACAGAGAAGGAATCCATAAAATAAGGGAATGCTTTCTTGCAAAGGGGACCCCATATTCCTAGGTAACTCAGCAAATAAAAAGGGAGAGCACAGAAGTGGACACATAATCTAAGTAGGGCAACAAGAAAGTGAGTTTCCATGTTGACAAGAGACAAAAAACTACAGAAAGACAAAGCCAGGACAAAATAAAAGTCTTTGCAGGGTCTGGGGAGGAGTTAGTTTTTATCTGTTGCTTCCAGTGCTTTTTAGGGGACCAATCAGACACAGCCACTCGTCCAGAAATAGTGAGCTATGTGGCCAAGGCAGAACAAACAAAGCCCTTGGCAGCAGCTCGGTAGTTGCTGGTCTGCCTCATGTCAGAGGCACATTTCGTTCTCTCAAGATTATGTAACAGAAAATTTTGCACTGAAGACACTGGTTTCCAAATTGTCAGTAAAACTTTGTTAATATTTTCAGAGAAACTTTGTTGCATTTGGTGGGAGCTACAAGCAGATCATTGTGTAGAACTGGTGCAACCTCTTCTATCTCCATGGGATCCAGCTTTTCCCAGGCAGCAACAACTGGGAGCAGGGTGTGGGGGGAGGGATACATCCaccaccactttagctgctatagCTAaatcctatagaatcataggagatGTCGTGTTGCAGGGCCTTTAGCCTTTTCTTCCACAGAGGGActggtgcctcattaaactacaactccttgtgattcactctgacgaactgacttttttgtaatttgtatgaattgtattttaatgtattttatattgatgatgtatactgtttttcttattgtattgaatcttatgttgttagccggcctgagtccctccttggaggtcgagaagaccggattataaaaactctaaataataaataaataaataaattccatagcattgggccacagcagttaaagtggtgtcaggctgcattaattttgcagtgtagatgcattcaggATTACTGGGGGTTTCCAGGGCTCTCCTCTCCTACCCAATCTGTCCTCTCCAAATATATGTTTGAGAGGGGAACATGTGTCCTGTGCAAAGCTTTGTTCATTCTCCTGGAAGGAAACAGGCATTCCGATTAGTGGCTCCACAGGTAACAGGAAATAGGCATACAAATCTATGTGCTTTTCCTTTATCGTAAGTATAtgcagagaaaaacaaaacatgaaatctAAGAGGTGTACATACTTACTGGTCACAGCATTCGCATGTATTCCTAAAAATTTCCTAACAAATACCAGACattattttaagtatttatttCCAGTCCAGAATATTTTCCTCTGGGTCAGAGGcggccccaggtaattttcaatggtaagcaaacagtattttgcccccccctcccccaaccaatcaccaatatatattttctattcattgtgggagttctgtgtgccatatttggttcaattccatcattggtggagttcagaatgctctttgattataggtgaactatacatcccagtaactacaactcgcatatgtcaaggtctgttttcccccaagagcgcctcaagagtgcccctgggcaaaatcaactatactgcgaatgcttactttgcgtaatggttgagccgcccctgttctgGGTCATAGATTGAAAgaccaacaaataataataatatattttatttattttccgccctatctcccagacggaactcagggcagattacacggcaaacattcagtgttgttatacaattaacacagTCAGATAGTACATAAACAGagataaaggcttcccatctttttccatctggaggctgtgctcaactccagccatgtggGGTGCTGTCGCTGCATCTTCCatgctttgttgtctttagatgCTCTCCTGATCAAATCGCTGGCAGGTCTGCATGagcaccttttattacctccctgccaaagcagtacctatttatctacacacattactgttttgaactgctaggtgagcagtaGCTGGactgatggttgggagctcaccccaacctaggcttgccaaccttttgattggcaagattttctgcagctggcagtttaagcCACTGTGCTAAAGCCATACATCAGTCAAGTTGTAGGTCTAGTTGAATTGTTAGACATATTTTGACTGATGCTTTGATTGGAATGATTCTAAATCACACAGGTAATTTATGGGGCAAGAATAGGAAAATAGAAATTTCTTTAAAATGAGAGGATATTTATGATATGCAGATGGCACCATGCAACGAATTAAAATTAGCAAGGACTTGGAATAACCACAGCCCcccttcccccccaaaaaagtcattcttggtgtcttggtatTTAGGCCTGGTTCTGGGGTAATCTGGGATGCTgcttcagaacattgcattagaTAGGCCACATGAGCTCTAATTTCTTAAATATGATTATGATGCTTTTCTGCGGGCAAGCAGTTGGCAACTGTTGTATGACATGtgttttgtatctcaaaaacgAGAATCAATAGGGGAAAACTGGCACCATGTTTGGAatcagcaaattaaaaacaagatgAACAGTGGAGAGCTGACAATTTCCAGTTTTTATATAGAGCTGTGAAATTGGGATCGTGTGGAAAAccaataggaagaaaatcaattcttTCGCAATGTGATGCTGAAgaagagttctgtgaatatcataGAATGGAATACATGGCTGCCACACAAAATCAAACCTGAACTAGTCTTAAGATAGAGTTGTATTTTGGACACATAAGAGGGTATGAAtcaacagaaaagaaacaatacttggtaaagtagaaggcagtgGGAAATGAGGAAGACAACATTACAGATgtattgattcaatcaaggaagtcacgGCAGCCCCAGGTCTGCAAAACTTGAACAGAGCTGTGGGTGATATGATGGCTTGGCAGTCTCTCAttcattgggttgccataagtcaaaatggACTTGATGAAGTTAAATAACAATAAGTTCAACTGTGGTGGCTCCAGACAGCATTTCCCTGTCCCTGGGACTCATCAAGGGCCACACAGACACAAAATACCCAACAACAAAACAAGAATTGCCTCAAAATTCACTCTTTTTGATGAAACAAGACACAAAAGTTAGGAATGCTTCCCTATGTTTATctggaaacagaaaaagaaaacaccatAACTTGGAATCGCAATTGTAGCAAATGGTATCTCAGTTTGGGTTTTTTCcttcaaaatatgttttctgttttTAGCTAACCCCAAATTCATGCATTATAAATTTGTGTAAGATTCACAATATGTCCAGGCTTATTTTTAaccctttttattaaaaaaaatctattaaaatgcAAGTTACACCTTACCCAATTTGTACTGTCAGGGTGCATGCTGATAATATTGACAGATAATGCCACAGCAGTTTCTTGGCATggtttgttcagaggggcttTGCCTTTGCCTCTAAAGGTGAGAGGGTTTGTCTCTCCCAGGGTCacctgggccccttctacactgtcatataaaatccagattatctgctttgaactggatcagatggcagtgtagactcacataatcctgATAATgtgagttatctgctttgataatctggattatatggcaatggagaaGGGGCCATAGTTCAATACTGAAACCCCTGGCCATACTGCCTCACTGTTATTCTTTGTATGCATCTAGATTAACATTAAGATGGAATAAAGGGCTGGCACAGATTGTCCCTTGTTTACAGTTTTTAGAAATGATGTACTATGTTTCTATTTGTGTTTTGATGTTCAAGACACCTTCTAGATCTGGTTATGACTagataattattttaaaacattactatGTTGATCCTACTCAAATAGTGGGGttcatttttggaaaaaaaatctattctcaATCGGTGAAATAGTTGAATCTTTCTATCTGTGGATATGAAGGGCTGAATGGAATTCATAATTTCAGGGCACtgtaatttgttttattatttactgtcACTTGGAGTGTATTGATTTATAAATCTCTTCTGGTATCCtcttaaaacataaaaatagctaCAGGTTGTCCTTTACAACCTTGCCATTGTTAGAAGGTCAGTGAACAATACTCCCATTCTCTGTTTAAATTCTGTTTAATTCTTGCCAGAGTTGTTCTTGGGATCACATGAGATTCAGATGATTGAGAATCTGCTTGAAGACAAACAAAGTATCTCATTTGTAGTGGGAACTGAATAGCAGAACCATTCTCTCaacacagaatcataaaatcatagagtcggaagagacctcatgagccatcctgtccaaccccctgccaaggagtgattgctccgcatcctagtctccagggcagaggaaacaagcctgctccatcatgtctcctctcagcattctcttctgcaggcttttaaaattttttccatgtcaggagcgacttgagaaactgcaagtcacttctggcgtgagagaattggctgtctgcagggatgttgtccaggggacacccggatgttttgatgtttaacatgagcttctctcatgtcccttcatggggagtcggtgctgacagagggagctctccccggatttgaacatgtgacctgtcagtcttcagttctgccagcacaagagtttaactcattgcgccaccaggggctcctgttcttcaggctaaacatgcccagcaatttaagccactcctcctagggtttgttctccagtcgcttgatcattttagtcaccttcctctggacacattccaacttgtcaacatttcccttaaattgcggtgcccagaactggacacagtattccacttTTGAAAGGAATAGTAGGAATTctgatttagaaaaaaattaaatgtgaaATAACAACCCAAATAACAACCTTGCTTTCTGTCACCTGAACACTCGATTCCCAGATAAGGAAACAGATATGAAACCACTTTAAGTGTACATACTGCAGATATGCcagacaccacaattgaagagagatattgacaagctggaatgtgtccagaggagggcgactaaaatgatcaagggtctggagaacaagccctatgaggagcggcttaaagagctgggcatatttagcctgaagaagagaaggctgagacaggccagtagccaggattttgatttggggggtggggggctgagtttgattcgggggggggggctgagtctgagtgaaagagggtctaccctagcaaaccttttgtatcattaccccaatacccccatgcatatgacatatattgggcatggtgatcagatcatgatatgaataaacataacagtttaaataatgtaccagtaaggccttttcgtggaccaccatgagaatttcgggggtgggagtgggggctgaagcacccccccccccggctatatgcctgggctgagaggagacataatagccatgtataaatatgtgagtggaagtcatagggaggagggagcaagtttgttttctgcttccctggagactaggacgcagagcaatggcttcaaacgacaggagattccatatgaacatgaggaagaactttctgactgtgagagccgttcagcagtggaactctctgagtgtggtggagagtccttctttggaagcttttaaacaaatgctggatggccatctgtcgggggtgctttgaatgcgattttcctgcttcttggcagggggcttgGCAGGGGCTTCTTGGcccactccttctattttttttaaaaatagcactgATGTGGGACTATTGGTGGTGTTGACTGTCTGTTCCAACCTAGTAAGTCCTGATTGTAATCcacattctgccaggcaggtgTCTTTTCTTCCTGCTCTCATATGGACACTATCATTTCAAACAAGGTACTGTTCCTTTAAGAGATGACCGCCAGAAAAACCCGGATATATTGTGACTATTTAGGGATGAAGCAAAGCAGGGAAGCACCAGGAAGCAAATGCTCAAGCGACAGAGTCACAGAGCTCCATCTACTTTGCAAAGAAGCTGATTGAAATAGATTTCCTAGCATGAGGGTGCTGATCTTTCTCCTCCAAAGATGCATCCAGCTCATTGCACTTCCCATCTATGTGCTGTCCTTCCTTGGCTTGTGGGATCCTATGTGCAAAAAGGCTTTCCCTTATGTCATGAGCAGATTGGCCAGATCGTACAATGTGAAGCTTCACAAGGAGAAGCAGCAACTGTTCAGTAATTTGAAGGACTTCGCGGGTTCATCAGGCCAGATCTCTCTGCTAGAAATTGGCTCTGGCACCGGGACCAACTTCCAGTTCTACCCGTCTGGCTGTCGAGTGACGTGCACAGACCCCAACCCCAACTTCAAGCAGTACCTGGCAAAGAGCATGGCTGAGAACCAGCACCTCCAGTTTGAGAACTTTGTGGTGGCCCCAGCGGAGGACCTGCGGCTCGTGTCTGATGGGTCTGTGGATGTCGTAGTTTGCACACTGGTGCTCTGCTCTGTGAGCAATGTCACGGCAGTCCTGAAGGAAGTTTTGCGGATACTCAAACCTGTAAGTATGAGGGAGTCATTTGGAATAGGGCTGGGTTCACCAAGcctaggagtccctggtggtgcagtggattaaaccgctgagctgctaaacttgttgaccgaaagcttgcaggtttgaatccagggagcggcatgagcttctgctggcagccccagcttctgccaacctagcagttcaaaaacatgcaaatgtgagtagatcaataggtaccgctcaggtgggaaagtaatgcgctccatgcagtcattctagccacatgatcttggaggtgtctatggacaacgccggcttttcagcttagaaatggagatgagcaccaacccccagtcagacacaactagacttaatgtcaggggaaaacctttatgttTACTAGGAACCTTTGGACTTCCAGATAGTTTTGAAGGAAGCAACTCTCTCTGGCAGGCCAAAGATTTCCTGCTTCTGAAATCCGTGAAGGATTTATGCTATTAGGCATACAATGGGtttatctacattgcagaatgaatagAATTTGATAacacttttaactgtcatggctcaatgctatgatatAATTAGAGCTGCATTTTTAGAAGGTCTGTAGCTTTCTCTACCATATAATGCTGGTGCCCTATCAAACTCCGAtgcttccatagtattgagccatggcagctcaaagctgcattcattctgttgctatggctcagtgctatggaaaatGTATTTGTATACTAGATGAAAGTAGGGTAATGTTTCCAGCCTTCTAAGCAAAGCCAGAAGCCTTGGAGACATTTGGAAAAGGTACTCTTTCAGCTACAATTCCTACAATTCTATACCAGCATGAccaatgggagttggagttcaaaacagcTTTTTGGAGCTCTGCTAAAGAGAGTAAAAAGCAGAAGCTGGATAGATCAGACCcagacctcttccacacagccctatatctagaatatcaaggcagaaaatctcacaatatctgctttgaactggaatatatggcagtgtgaactcagataacccagttcaaagcagatattgtgggattttctgccttgatcttctgggatatagggctgtgtggaagggccctcagaaggtctaaaacagtgtttctcaacctgggggtgttgTGAGGGGGTGCCAGATGGGTcacctaagaccaccagaaaacacagtattttctgttgctcatgggggttctgtgcggaaagtttggcccaattctatcgttggtggggttcataatgcaatttgattataagtgaactataaatcccagcaactacaacttccaaatgtcaagtctcatttccccaaactccaccagtgttcacatttgggcatattgaggatctgagccaactttggtccagattcatgattgtttgagtccacagtgctctcaagatgtaggtgaactacaactcccaaactcaaggtcaatgcccaccaaactcttccagtattttctattggtcatgtgaGTCTTGTGTGCcaggtgtggttcaattccatagttggtggagttcagaatgcttttgattgtaggtgaactataaatcccagcaactataattcccaaatgtcaagtctcatttccccaaactccaccagtgtttacatttgggcatattgaggatctgtgccaagtttggtatagatccatcattatttgagtccacagtgctctctagatgtaggtgaaccacaactcccaaactcaaggtcaatgcccaccaaactcttccagtattttcta
This genomic interval from Anolis sagrei isolate rAnoSag1 chromosome 2, rAnoSag1.mat, whole genome shotgun sequence contains the following:
- the LOC132768275 gene encoding thiol S-methyltransferase TMT1A-like, whose protein sequence is METHFLVALLRLCVHFCALPFYLLSYLGIWGPLCKKAFPYFMDSFSVHYNSKMSAKKKDLFNNLCDFASPAGTLKILEIGTGTGANFEFYPTGCKIICTDPNPNFQKYLDKNLSKNPHVKLESCIVAAAEDLHQIPDASVDVVVCTLVLCSVKNTAKVLREVQRVLRPGGAFHFMEHVLASPSTWMFFWQQILDAAWDVFFDGCCLTRETGKELEKAGFSELKLRYIDAPLNWNPAKPHIIGYAVK
- the TMT1A gene encoding thiol S-methyltransferase TMT1A, yielding MRVLIFLLQRCIQLIALPIYVLSFLGLWDPMCKKAFPYVMSRLARSYNVKLHKEKQQLFSNLKDFAGSSGQISLLEIGSGTGTNFQFYPSGCRVTCTDPNPNFKQYLAKSMAENQHLQFENFVVAPAEDLRLVSDGSVDVVVCTLVLCSVSNVTAVLKEVLRILKPGGAFYFMEHVASPRSSWRYFWQQVCDPTWKYLGDGCSLTRETWKDLEKANFSELKLQHINAPLNWSLVRPHILGYAVK